The nucleotide window GGTCTATCTGAATCAAAGCTGCGCTTCGCTGGACGTCGGCGGGATTGCCAAAGGCTTCGCCGCCGGCAAGGTACAGCAGCGCTTAATTGAAGCGGGTTTAGTCCACGGTACCGTGGATGCCGGAGGCAACATCTGTACGATCAACAACAAGCCGGGCAATCAGGACTGGCGTGTTGGCATCCGCAATCCGTCCGGCAACGGTTCGCTGGCAATCGTTGAGCTGCCAGGCTCCGCAGCCTTCGTATCCAGCGGAGATTATGAACGCTTCTACGCTGCTGAAGACGGCAGCGTCTATCATCACATCATCGATCCGCAGACGCTCTTTCCTGCAACTTATTACCATCAGGTCACGATCATCACGGAGAATTCCGGATTTGCGGACGCCTTGTCCACGGCTTTGTTTACCATGAGCTACCAGGATGGGCTGGCCTTGATCGAACGGTTCCGCAACACCTATCCGGATCAGCCGATCGAAGTCATGTGGGTAATGGATCCCGATCAGGTGCCATCCGGAGTAACCAGCACCGCCGCGGGCGAATATGCCGTTATCATGACGGATTCGATGAAGAACTATCTAGCCCAGTAAAATCAACAAAAAATCTCAGTCAAAAGTAAACTGAGATTTTTTTATTTTATTCGGATATAATCTGCGGATTTAAAGCACAACACGCTAAAACACAGTCTATTGTCAAAGTTGTTTATCTCCTCCCAGTCCTTTCCGTCAGGAAAAAAACTGTAAAAGTACCGCAAGAATCCAAGAACAGCACACTATCCGTAAAATAAGCTGCATTCTGCTCCTTGTATCTAATGGCAAGTTTTCCCCATTATGAATTTAATCCCCATTCCGAATGTGCCTGCATTTGATTAAAAACCTGTCAACGTGTTTACGAAAGTTGTTTC belongs to Holdemania massiliensis and includes:
- a CDS encoding FAD:protein FMN transferase, with product MNKKWMPLALCGLLMLGGCQSRPKEPELTRYSNMALDAGFDTVMTLTGYTETEDQFNQYFAEMKQLFLHYNALFDVYNDYAGLNNIKTINDNAGIAPVSVDPEIIELLNTARQFYDLSEGEFDVTMGAVLKIWHTYRDEGIAQNNAGQLGQVPSVEQLQKAQACTGWDKVEINEADSTVYLNQSCASLDVGGIAKGFAAGKVQQRLIEAGLVHGTVDAGGNICTINNKPGNQDWRVGIRNPSGNGSLAIVELPGSAAFVSSGDYERFYAAEDGSVYHHIIDPQTLFPATYYHQVTIITENSGFADALSTALFTMSYQDGLALIERFRNTYPDQPIEVMWVMDPDQVPSGVTSTAAGEYAVIMTDSMKNYLAQ